One Glycine soja cultivar W05 chromosome 2, ASM419377v2, whole genome shotgun sequence genomic region harbors:
- the LOC114378592 gene encoding uncharacterized protein LOC114378592, producing MGLKNRGVGHRAWSLLRASLLWARKGGLLRRRVAMELRLVPKYLKRLGHTAPPPSHIHYFERELSFDKTPIFHVKMYRPTSMRFHLPHIPCIKPHVDFDYDFNDDGNVEYDTGRKSALMDAGDSRDQEFCHDYYEGCQEMMGCGEEEEEQQADAQGIDKQAEEFIAKFYQQMRLQRQISLLEYNETPRSDTSC from the coding sequence ATGGGTTTGAAGAACCGTGGCGTTGGTCATAGAGCATGGAGCCTCCTGCGGGCGTCATTGTTGTGGGCACGTAAAGGTGGCTTGTTAAGGCGCAGGGTTGCCATGGAGCTGCGTCTGGTACCAAAGTACTTGAAGCGACTCGGCCACACTGCGCCGCCGCCAAGCCACATTCACTACTTTGAGCGCGAGCTCTCGTTCGACAAGACCCCCATATTCCATGTCAAGATGTACCGTCCAACCTCCATGCGCTTCCACTTGCCGCACATTCCTTGCATAAAGCCACATGTTGATTTTGACTATGACTTTAATGATGATGGCAATGTTGAATATGATACTGGAAGAAAGAGTGCCCTCATGGATGCAGGAGACAGCAGAGACCAGGAATTTTGTCATGATTATTATGAAGGATGCCAAGAGATGATGGGTTGTggtgaggaagaggaagagcaaCAAGCAGATGCACAGGGGATAGATAAGCAAGCTGAGGAGTTCATTGCTAAATTCTATCAGCAAATGAGGCTGCAGCGCCAGATTTCTCTACTAGAATACAATGAAACACCCAGATCAGACACAAGTTGTTGA
- the LOC114378597 gene encoding uncharacterized protein LOC114378597 has translation MEAKAENSMIVSIDQKAIITPHEEPNNNITRSSLKKGKRQKNFFKVALFMMRGRSRKSKMLAVDDESKSIWRKLVGSMRPLHLQSNQSPSHDIDNNNNNNNIPPHQSKMMKITSAPSENGDDGFDSASEFTYSPSPASSRYASAVGLNEMVQEEEEEVAKEKINNDDGDGDEMIDAKAEEFIAQFYHQMRLQSLDVTDDHYQEISMRSLGL, from the coding sequence ATGGAGGCAAAGGCTGAAAACTCTATGATCGTTAGCATTGACCAAAAAGCAATTATTACCCCTCACGAAGAACCTAATAATAACATCACTCGTTCTTCCCTCAAGAAGGGTAAGAGGCAGAAGAACTTCTTCAAGGTGGCGCTGTTCATGATGCGAGGGCGTTCTCGTAAATCCAAAATGCTCGCCGTGGATGACGAGTCCAAGAGCATATGGAGGAAGCTGGTGGGGTCCATGAGGCCATTGCACCTACAAAGCAACCAATCTCCATCGcatgatattgataataataataataataataacattccTCCTCATCAATCTAAAATGATGAAGATTACCTCGGCACCGTCTGAAAACGGCGACGATGGGTTTGATTCTGCATCGGAGTTCACATACTCGCCGTCTCCGGCTAGTAGTCGTTACGCCTCAGCCGTGGGGCTAAACGAAATGGtgcaggaggaggaggaagaggttGCGAAGGAGAAGATTAATAATGATGATGGGGATGGGGATGAGATGATTGATGCCAAGGCTGAGGAGTTCATTGCTCAATTTTACCATCAAATGAGGTTGCAGAGTTTGGATGTCACGGATGATCATTACCAAGAGATAAGCATGAGGTCATTAGGCTTATGA